Part of the Spiroplasma sp. BIUS-1 genome, GTAAAAATGTAATCTGTTTTTTCCAAGCGTATGTATCTTGGGAAAAATATATCTAAAACTAATAACTCACATTATTTTAATTTAACAAAGAAGTCTAATAATATGGCTAATTTTTATATACTTCAAAAATATGTCAGCTTTGTTTCAAATCCCTGTACAAATAAAACAGTTAAGCATATAAATATAAAAATTTTTTTATTCCCTACCTTCGATTAAAAGGCAAATTCATTTTAACAATTATTAAGAAAAAACTATTAAATTTAGCAAAGTCAAAATTCATTTAAAAAAATAAAATTATTTTAAAAAGTGAGCAAAATTCATTAAAAAAGAATTTATTTTTAGTGTAGTTTTGTTTAAAATTATCCTAAAAGGAAGTTATGAAATGAATTACAAAAAAAGTTTAAGAAAACTTAAAAGGTATCACTATAATTGATTTAATTTAACCTTACTTATAATACTATTTCCAATCGCTTTTCTACTATCAGCTTTTTGTGCAATAGTGTTTGTCCCCTACTTATTTAAGTATCCAAGAAAAGGAAAATACAGAGGACTTGATTTTAATACTTATGAACACTTAATGCATGATCTTGAGTCTAAAGATATGACAAACTTTAACTTAACAAAAGATCAAATAAAAGAGTTTTATATTGGTCCAATCCAAGAACAAATAAGTGCTTTAATGGTTAAAAACAAAAATAGTAAAAAATGAGTTATTGGACTTCATGGATTTAAAAGAAATAAATACATGGGTTTAAGACAAATATATCACTTCTATGATCAAGGATATAACTTAATAGCTTTTGATGCTTTTGCTCATGGTTTAACTTATGGAAAATATTCAGATTTTGGTTTAACAAATGCTAAAGTATTAGATGAAGTTATTAAATGAGTTAAAGCAACATATGATGTTGAAGAAATTGGAGTTTTAGGAACAAGTATGGGAGCTACAAGTTCACTGTTCTTTGCAAAAAAATACTACAAAGAAAATAAAGTGGATTGATTAATAGCAGATTGTCCTTTCTCACAAGCAGTTCCTCAAATCAGATTCTTTTTACAAAAATACATGGTATTGCCATGATGAATGATGTCACTTGGAATTAATTGAAACTTTAGAAGATATGCTCGAGCAAGCATTAAAGAAGTTAACCTTCTTAAAGGTTATGAAAGTATGAATGATTTAAAAGTACTTTTCATTCACGGTAAAAAAGATGACTTTATAATGTATGACAACTCTGTTGTTATGTATCATTTAAAACACAATTCAGAAAATGAAAAATTAAGTCAAATAAACTTATATGATAATGCACGACACTCAAGTTGTATGCACAAAAATATGGAAGACTATATGAACACAACAATTGCTTTTGCAAAAAGATAAGAAAAAAAACCTCACTAAGAGGTTTTTTTTAATTATCAACTTCATTGTTTAAACAACATCTTTAATAAAATATTTAGAAAATTTAACATAAAGAAAAGTCTTAATAATACTACTAGAACTGAAATTTACAATTAAATATAATTAAATTATTATTTTGATACTCTTTTTAATGAAAGTTTAGCTTGATCTTTGCTGTCATCAACAGAAATTACATAACCATCCATTTGTTGACCTACAGTTACGAAGTCACTAACGTTTGTTACGTAAGCATCAGCGATTTCTGAAATATGAATTAACCCTTTGTAGATTTTTCCATCAATTTCAGCATCACAGAATGCACCAAAATCAACGATTTTAGTAATAGTAATATTTACAATTTTTCCCATGTTTTTTTCTCCTTACCCCTTTACTATAAACTATTTTGAAACTTTATGTTGGATTTTGACAAAAAAAATAAAATATTTTTAAATCCTAGTGGAGTTAAAAATATTTACTTTGACTTTTGTTATTTAATTTTAGATATAAGGACAGTTGCAGTTTAAATTAAGCCTAATGTGTTAAACTCATCTTTTTCTATTTTTAGATCTTCTTTTCATAAGTTTATAGTGTTTTCTGCACATATAACCTGTAGAAAAGGATTTTCATCCTCTTCTAAGACAACCATTAACTGGACAAGCATTTATTTTCATATAAAAAATCCTAACTATCAAAATTTATAATTTTGAATTCTTACTCATTTCGTTTAATATATTTTCAAAGAAAAGTTATTAAACACTTTTTGATTAATATTACATACATTTATATTTAATTATTTGTGTTTTATTTGTAAGCATAATCTTTTGCTGGCTAATTAAAATCTACATATATTTTATAAGAAAAGTGCCTATTTTAAAGGGATTATGTCTAAGTGAAAAGGATTTTAATGACTTTAAAATTTTTTTATGAAATCTAAATAATTTAAAAAAAGAATCTAGGTTAAACTAGATTCTTTTTTATTTCTTATTAATTAAAAATGGTGAATTTGATTTTTTATAGTACTCATCATTTTGAATATAGTACATCTCAATTCAATCTTGAGTTTTTTCTTTGTCCACAACCCTAAAAGAGTCTTCTAAGGCTTGTATTAATGGATCCATATTACTTGCAAGTATCATTGCTGTAATAGAAGTTTTGCTAATTATTTCATACATATCTGCAAACTTTGGATGGAACAAGTAAGAATTCGGGTCATAATGAACAAATGGTAAGAACAATACATTGCTTATTTTGATTTTCTTAATAATATGATTTTCATCAATGTATCTAGAAAGTCTATCTCCAAGTGGTTTAAAGTAATCAAGGATATGCTCTCTTCTATGTCTTGGCATAACCTCTTCTCAGTATTCATCTCCATCTTCTTTATCAACTATCGATAAAGAAATAATGTTTATATCTTTTTCAATTCCATATGCTAAAAAGATAAAGTCAAAAGATATGTCTAAATACTCTTGCATTGGATAAAGCATAATTAAAGTTTCTTTGCTTAGTTTTTTAGTTGATTTAATAACTTCTCTCATTAACTTTACTCTTAAAATCATTTCTGTCACTTTTTCTTCACTTGCTTCATAGCCAAGCAATATAAAGAAACGAGATTTAAACATTAATGTTAAGTCTTTATCTGTTATTTGCATAAAATAGTCAAGTTTAAATATACAAAGAGAATGAATTAAAGCTTCATCACTAAATCAAATGTTTTGATTTTTAAATATAGCTAGTTTTTCTTTTTCTATTTGAGCTAGTTTTAGAAATTTTTTAGATCCTAATTTTCTTTTATTCATACAAAAACCTAACTTTCATTAATAGTATTATATCATTTTGACTATCATTTAAAAATAGAGTGGATTATTATCAAAAATAAAAAATCCTTTTAGGATTTTTTTCTTTTTTATATAATTTTTTTATTCTATTTCTTTTGGATTGTAAAAACGAAATAGTATATCTTCACTACCTGTAATACCTTTTGAAACACCATATTGAGTTGCTCTAACTCTTAAATGAAAGAAAACTTCTTGTTGTGGTTCTAAAACTATTTTACTTAATTCTTCATTTGTTAATTTTTGTCCTTGCGGATTAATTAAGTAATTTGTATATTCAAGCGCTCCATTAGCATATTTTGATAAAGGATTGTATAGGTCGCCTCCATAAAAGGTTCTTACATAAGCATTGTATTCGAATGCTGCCTTTTCAACTGTTATTGGTGTTCCATAATTAAAGACATGAATTGTGTTGTATCTATCAATTGATAAATCATGGGTACCATGATCTATTGAAAGAGTTACACTCGCTTGTCCAGTAAATCCAAATATTTCACCAATTTCATTTGCTTTCAATATAGCTGTGTAATATTTTTCTCCAGGCCCAGTTGAACCATTAGCTTCTTCATTAG contains:
- a CDS encoding alpha/beta hydrolase; amino-acid sequence: MNYKKSLRKLKRYHYNWFNLTLLIILFPIAFLLSAFCAIVFVPYLFKYPRKGKYRGLDFNTYEHLMHDLESKDMTNFNLTKDQIKEFYIGPIQEQISALMVKNKNSKKWVIGLHGFKRNKYMGLRQIYHFYDQGYNLIAFDAFAHGLTYGKYSDFGLTNAKVLDEVIKWVKATYDVEEIGVLGTSMGATSSLFFAKKYYKENKVDWLIADCPFSQAVPQIRFFLQKYMVLPWWMMSLGINWNFRRYARASIKEVNLLKGYESMNDLKVLFIHGKKDDFIMYDNSVVMYHLKHNSENEKLSQINLYDNARHSSCMHKNMEDYMNTTIAFAKR
- a CDS encoding S1 RNA-binding domain-containing protein gives rise to the protein MGKIVNITITKIVDFGAFCDAEIDGKIYKGLIHISEIADAYVTNVSDFVTVGQQMDGYVISVDDSKDQAKLSLKRVSK